ACAAGGAACGGGAACGCCTGTTGCCGGGCCGCAGCGGCTGCGGCATCTGCGGCACGCGCGACCTGGAAAACGCCGTGCGCCACGATGGCGCCGTCGGCAACGGCCCCACCGTATCCCGTGATGCGCTCGAACTGGCATTGCGCGAACTCAAGGCACGTCAGCCGATGAACCTCGCCACCGGCGCGGTGCACGCGGCAGCCTGGGCCGATGCCTCCGGCCGGATTCTTCACGTCCGCGAAGATGTCGGCCGCCATAACGCGCTCGACAAGCTGATCGGCGCCATCCATCGCGCCAGCGTCGACGTGGACTCCGGCTTTGCCTTGGTCACCAGCCGCGCGAGCTACGAGATGGTGACCAAGGCCGCAAGCGCAGGCATCACCATGCTCGCCGCCATTTCCGCTCCCACGGCGCTAGCCGTGGAGCTTGCCCGCAGTGCCGGCATCACTCTGATCGGCTTTGCCCGGCCCGGCAGCCATAACGTCTATACGCATCCGGGCCGGCTGCTGTCCGCAGCGTCCG
This genomic window from Dyella terrae contains:
- the fdhD gene encoding formate dehydrogenase accessory sulfurtransferase FdhD translates to MPEREEISPGVAVRAVDRWRNGVSSHEEDLIAEEIPIAMVYNGATFAVMMASPHDLDDFALGFSLTERLINDASQLLQLETHALLEGIELAIQVADNAPGAHLDKERERLLPGRSGCGICGTRDLENAVRHDGAVGNGPTVSRDALELALRELKARQPMNLATGAVHAAAWADASGRILHVREDVGRHNALDKLIGAIHRASVDVDSGFALVTSRASYEMVTKAASAGITMLAAISAPTALAVELARSAGITLIGFARPGSHNVYTHPGRLLSAASD